In the Apteryx mantelli isolate bAptMan1 chromosome 1, bAptMan1.hap1, whole genome shotgun sequence genome, one interval contains:
- the THAP5 gene encoding THAP domain-containing protein 5 isoform X1, producing the protein MPRYCAASCCKNRGGQSARDQRKLSFYPFPLHDKERLEKWLRNMKRDAWTPSKHQLLCSDHFTPDSLDVRWGIRYLKHTAVPTIFSSPDDEEKDSSQHNPQEIKREDQEEASANVESDKVPVSLEPFTPKKNLVIAENVDEKAEVGCSTALNKPLQMGKRQLQNREDFQADSVTLNNSSKQHIHQLTPILMAAAVQNMESTSVHNSVENPVSCTATVLQLSDPDYLNSPLKLKNALGSITDYPAENPNSHIAGCSVEVQPASENAILVSTVTQTIEQFNGSEESVIAIIVPAESPKEPEILNSSFLPIKQEFLDMEETETEKSAYMNASSEIEVLQTEHSYCKQDIDRGHLWQKISKLHSKITLLEMQEIKTLGRLRSLEALIGQLKQENLLSEEKLKIVENCFTTLEVTMIQ; encoded by the exons ATGCCGCGCTATTGCGCGGCCTCCTGCTGTAAGAACCGCGGAGGCCAAAGCGCCCGGGACCAGCGCAAGCTCAGCTTTTACCC GTTTCCACTTCATGATAAAGAGAGACTTGAGAAATGGCTGCGGAATATGAAACGAGATGCATGGACTCCGAGCAAGCACCAGCTTCTCTGCAGTGATCATTTTACCCCCGATTCCCTTGATGTACGATGGGGCATACGATACTTGAAGCATACTGCTGTGCCAACAATTTTCTCTTCCCCAGATGATGAG gaaaaaGACTCTTCTCAGCACAACCCACAAGAGATAAAGAGAGAAGACCAGGAAGAAGCAAGTGCAAATGTAGAGTCAGATAAAGTACCTGTATCGCTTGAACCTTTTACACCAAAGAAAAATCTTGTAATTGCAGAAAACGTAGATGAAAAAGCAGAAGTAGGTTGTTCAACTGCATTGAATAAACCTCTGCAAATGGGAAAACGACAACTTCAAAACAGAGAAGACTTTCAAGCAGACAGTGTAACTCTTAATAATTCATCTAAACAGCATATACATCAACTTACACCCATTTTAAtggcagcagcagtccagaacaTGGAATCTACCAGTGTTCATAATTCTGTAGAGAATCCAGTAAGTTGTACAGCTACAGTCTTGCAACTCTCAGACCCTGACTACTTGAATTCACCTCTGAAATTGAAAAATGCTTTAGGTTCAATTACTGACTATCCAGCTGAAAATCCTAACTCTCATATTGCAGGCTGTTCTGTTGAAGTACAGCCAGCAAGTGAAAATGCCATTTTAGTCAGTACAGTCACACAAACTATTGAACAGTTTAATGGAAGTGAAGAATCTGTCATTGCTATCATTGTACCAGCTGAGAGTCCTAAAGAGCCTGAAATACTAAACAGCTCTTTCCTGCCTATTAAGCAAGAGTTTCTTGACatggaagaaacagaaacagaaaaatctgcATATATGAATGCGTCTAGTGAAATTGAAGTATTACAAACTGAACATTCATACTGCAAACAAGACATAGACAGAGGTCACCTTTGGCAAAAAATTTCGAAGCTCCACTCTAAGATAACTCTACTTGAAATGCAGGAGATAAAAACTTTGGGGAGA
- the THAP5 gene encoding THAP domain-containing protein 5 isoform X2 has translation MQFSGGWKRVEKGLQRFPLHDKERLEKWLRNMKRDAWTPSKHQLLCSDHFTPDSLDVRWGIRYLKHTAVPTIFSSPDDEEKDSSQHNPQEIKREDQEEASANVESDKVPVSLEPFTPKKNLVIAENVDEKAEVGCSTALNKPLQMGKRQLQNREDFQADSVTLNNSSKQHIHQLTPILMAAAVQNMESTSVHNSVENPVSCTATVLQLSDPDYLNSPLKLKNALGSITDYPAENPNSHIAGCSVEVQPASENAILVSTVTQTIEQFNGSEESVIAIIVPAESPKEPEILNSSFLPIKQEFLDMEETETEKSAYMNASSEIEVLQTEHSYCKQDIDRGHLWQKISKLHSKITLLEMQEIKTLGRLRSLEALIGQLKQENLLSEEKLKIVENCFTTLEVTMIQ, from the exons atgcagttttctgggGGGTGGAAGCGTGTGGAAAAAGGGTTGCAGAG GTTTCCACTTCATGATAAAGAGAGACTTGAGAAATGGCTGCGGAATATGAAACGAGATGCATGGACTCCGAGCAAGCACCAGCTTCTCTGCAGTGATCATTTTACCCCCGATTCCCTTGATGTACGATGGGGCATACGATACTTGAAGCATACTGCTGTGCCAACAATTTTCTCTTCCCCAGATGATGAG gaaaaaGACTCTTCTCAGCACAACCCACAAGAGATAAAGAGAGAAGACCAGGAAGAAGCAAGTGCAAATGTAGAGTCAGATAAAGTACCTGTATCGCTTGAACCTTTTACACCAAAGAAAAATCTTGTAATTGCAGAAAACGTAGATGAAAAAGCAGAAGTAGGTTGTTCAACTGCATTGAATAAACCTCTGCAAATGGGAAAACGACAACTTCAAAACAGAGAAGACTTTCAAGCAGACAGTGTAACTCTTAATAATTCATCTAAACAGCATATACATCAACTTACACCCATTTTAAtggcagcagcagtccagaacaTGGAATCTACCAGTGTTCATAATTCTGTAGAGAATCCAGTAAGTTGTACAGCTACAGTCTTGCAACTCTCAGACCCTGACTACTTGAATTCACCTCTGAAATTGAAAAATGCTTTAGGTTCAATTACTGACTATCCAGCTGAAAATCCTAACTCTCATATTGCAGGCTGTTCTGTTGAAGTACAGCCAGCAAGTGAAAATGCCATTTTAGTCAGTACAGTCACACAAACTATTGAACAGTTTAATGGAAGTGAAGAATCTGTCATTGCTATCATTGTACCAGCTGAGAGTCCTAAAGAGCCTGAAATACTAAACAGCTCTTTCCTGCCTATTAAGCAAGAGTTTCTTGACatggaagaaacagaaacagaaaaatctgcATATATGAATGCGTCTAGTGAAATTGAAGTATTACAAACTGAACATTCATACTGCAAACAAGACATAGACAGAGGTCACCTTTGGCAAAAAATTTCGAAGCTCCACTCTAAGATAACTCTACTTGAAATGCAGGAGATAAAAACTTTGGGGAGA
- the THAP5 gene encoding THAP domain-containing protein 5 isoform X3, with translation MFPLHDKERLEKWLRNMKRDAWTPSKHQLLCSDHFTPDSLDVRWGIRYLKHTAVPTIFSSPDDEEKDSSQHNPQEIKREDQEEASANVESDKVPVSLEPFTPKKNLVIAENVDEKAEVGCSTALNKPLQMGKRQLQNREDFQADSVTLNNSSKQHIHQLTPILMAAAVQNMESTSVHNSVENPVSCTATVLQLSDPDYLNSPLKLKNALGSITDYPAENPNSHIAGCSVEVQPASENAILVSTVTQTIEQFNGSEESVIAIIVPAESPKEPEILNSSFLPIKQEFLDMEETETEKSAYMNASSEIEVLQTEHSYCKQDIDRGHLWQKISKLHSKITLLEMQEIKTLGRLRSLEALIGQLKQENLLSEEKLKIVENCFTTLEVTMIQ, from the exons AT GTTTCCACTTCATGATAAAGAGAGACTTGAGAAATGGCTGCGGAATATGAAACGAGATGCATGGACTCCGAGCAAGCACCAGCTTCTCTGCAGTGATCATTTTACCCCCGATTCCCTTGATGTACGATGGGGCATACGATACTTGAAGCATACTGCTGTGCCAACAATTTTCTCTTCCCCAGATGATGAG gaaaaaGACTCTTCTCAGCACAACCCACAAGAGATAAAGAGAGAAGACCAGGAAGAAGCAAGTGCAAATGTAGAGTCAGATAAAGTACCTGTATCGCTTGAACCTTTTACACCAAAGAAAAATCTTGTAATTGCAGAAAACGTAGATGAAAAAGCAGAAGTAGGTTGTTCAACTGCATTGAATAAACCTCTGCAAATGGGAAAACGACAACTTCAAAACAGAGAAGACTTTCAAGCAGACAGTGTAACTCTTAATAATTCATCTAAACAGCATATACATCAACTTACACCCATTTTAAtggcagcagcagtccagaacaTGGAATCTACCAGTGTTCATAATTCTGTAGAGAATCCAGTAAGTTGTACAGCTACAGTCTTGCAACTCTCAGACCCTGACTACTTGAATTCACCTCTGAAATTGAAAAATGCTTTAGGTTCAATTACTGACTATCCAGCTGAAAATCCTAACTCTCATATTGCAGGCTGTTCTGTTGAAGTACAGCCAGCAAGTGAAAATGCCATTTTAGTCAGTACAGTCACACAAACTATTGAACAGTTTAATGGAAGTGAAGAATCTGTCATTGCTATCATTGTACCAGCTGAGAGTCCTAAAGAGCCTGAAATACTAAACAGCTCTTTCCTGCCTATTAAGCAAGAGTTTCTTGACatggaagaaacagaaacagaaaaatctgcATATATGAATGCGTCTAGTGAAATTGAAGTATTACAAACTGAACATTCATACTGCAAACAAGACATAGACAGAGGTCACCTTTGGCAAAAAATTTCGAAGCTCCACTCTAAGATAACTCTACTTGAAATGCAGGAGATAAAAACTTTGGGGAGA